In Pedobacter sp. SL55, the following proteins share a genomic window:
- the atpA gene encoding F0F1 ATP synthase subunit alpha: protein MVEVRPDEVSAIIRQQLAGFKSEAELEEVGTVLQVGDGIARVYGLTKVQSGELVEFANGLQGIVLNLEEDNVGVVLLGPSDEIKEGDTIKRTKKIASIKVGEGMLGRVVNTLGEPIDGKGPIAGATYEMPLERKAPGVIYRQPVNEPLQTGIKAIDAMIPIGRGQRELVIGDRQIGKTAVCIDTIINQKEFYEAGNPVFCIYVACGQKASTVANVVRTLEENGAMAYTVVVAASAAEPAPLQFYSPFAGAAIGEFFRDTGRPALIVYDDLSKQAVAYREVSLLLKRPPGREAYPGDVFYLHSRLLERAAKINANDDIAKNMNDLPESIKGIVKGGGSLTALPIIETQAGDVSAYIPTNVISITDGQIFLESNLFNSGIRPAINVGISVSRVGGNAQIKSMKKVAGTLKLDQAQYRELEAFSKFGSDLDAATKSVLDKGARNVEMLKQAQFSPFTVEKQVAIVYAGTKNLMRSVPVNKVKEFETDYLQALELRHPETLAALKAGKFDDTITGVLETVAKEISSKY from the coding sequence ATGGTAGAGGTAAGACCAGACGAAGTTTCGGCAATTATCAGACAGCAATTGGCCGGCTTCAAATCAGAAGCTGAACTAGAGGAAGTTGGTACTGTATTGCAAGTGGGCGATGGTATTGCTCGTGTTTACGGCTTAACTAAAGTTCAAAGTGGTGAGCTTGTTGAGTTTGCTAACGGTTTGCAAGGAATTGTATTGAACCTTGAAGAAGATAACGTAGGTGTGGTATTGTTAGGCCCATCAGACGAGATCAAAGAAGGTGATACCATTAAACGTACTAAGAAAATCGCTTCGATCAAGGTTGGAGAAGGAATGCTTGGTCGTGTGGTAAACACTTTAGGCGAGCCAATTGATGGTAAAGGACCTATCGCTGGTGCTACTTACGAAATGCCTTTGGAGCGTAAAGCGCCTGGGGTAATCTATCGTCAGCCAGTAAACGAGCCCCTACAAACTGGTATCAAAGCTATTGATGCAATGATTCCAATTGGTCGTGGTCAACGCGAGTTGGTTATTGGTGACCGTCAAATTGGTAAAACTGCGGTTTGTATCGATACGATTATCAACCAAAAAGAATTTTACGAAGCAGGTAACCCTGTATTCTGTATCTATGTAGCTTGTGGTCAAAAAGCAAGTACAGTAGCAAACGTTGTACGTACTTTAGAAGAAAACGGTGCAATGGCTTATACTGTGGTTGTAGCTGCTTCTGCTGCTGAACCTGCTCCATTACAATTCTATTCTCCATTTGCAGGTGCTGCAATTGGCGAGTTTTTCCGTGATACTGGTCGCCCGGCTTTAATTGTTTATGATGATTTATCTAAACAAGCTGTGGCTTACCGTGAGGTTTCTTTATTATTGAAACGTCCTCCAGGTCGTGAGGCTTATCCAGGTGACGTATTCTACTTACACAGTCGTTTGTTAGAAAGAGCTGCGAAAATCAACGCTAACGATGATATCGCTAAAAACATGAACGATTTACCAGAGTCAATCAAAGGTATCGTTAAAGGTGGTGGTTCATTAACTGCATTGCCAATTATCGAAACTCAAGCTGGTGACGTTTCTGCATATATCCCTACTAACGTAATTTCTATTACTGATGGTCAGATCTTCTTAGAGTCTAACTTGTTTAACTCAGGTATCCGTCCGGCAATTAACGTAGGTATCTCTGTATCACGTGTAGGTGGTAACGCACAAATTAAATCAATGAAAAAAGTGGCTGGTACTTTAAAATTAGACCAAGCACAATACCGTGAGCTAGAGGCTTTCTCTAAATTCGGTTCTGATTTAGATGCGGCTACAAAATCTGTACTAGATAAAGGTGCTCGTAACGTAGAGATGTTGAAACAAGCGCAGTTCTCTCCATTTACGGTAGAGAAACAAGTAGCTATTGTTTACGCAGGTACTAAAAACTTAATGCGTAGCGTACCAGTAAACAAGGTAAAAGAATTTGAAACAGATTACTTACAAGCATTAGAATTGCGTCATCCAGAAACTTTAGCAGCTTTAAAAGCAGGTAAGTTTGATGATACCATTACTGGCGTATTGGAAACTGTAGCAAAAGAAATTTCAAGTAAATACTAA
- the atpH gene encoding ATP synthase F1 subunit delta, translating to MSSKAGARYAKSLLDLSKEQNAVEEVKNDMVFFEQIVDGNSELEAILKNPIVPLDKKQGILEGVFGGKVHAITNSFFQLVVKKGRSAILFDTAKQFVQQYNAIKGIVTAEVTSASALTDANRTEVVNLVKKELGASEVVVVEKVNPDLIGGFILKVGDRQFDASIASGLNKLKKEFAN from the coding sequence ATGTCAAGTAAAGCAGGAGCTAGGTACGCAAAATCATTGTTAGATCTTTCTAAAGAGCAAAACGCTGTAGAAGAAGTGAAGAATGATATGGTGTTTTTTGAGCAAATAGTTGATGGTAATTCTGAGTTAGAGGCTATCCTTAAAAACCCTATTGTGCCTTTAGATAAAAAGCAAGGGATTTTGGAAGGCGTTTTTGGCGGTAAAGTACATGCCATTACCAATAGCTTTTTCCAATTGGTGGTTAAAAAGGGCCGTTCGGCAATATTGTTTGATACTGCTAAACAATTTGTGCAACAGTACAATGCCATTAAAGGTATTGTAACTGCAGAAGTAACTTCGGCAAGTGCTTTAACTGATGCTAACAGAACTGAAGTAGTTAACTTGGTTAAAAAAGAATTAGGTGCTAGCGAAGTGGTGGTAGTGGAAAAAGTTAATCCAGATTTAATTGGCGGTTTTATCTTGAAAGTTGGCGATAGACAATTTGATGCCAGCATTGCCAGCGGTTTAAATAAACTGAAAAAGGAATTTGCTAACTAG
- a CDS encoding F0F1 ATP synthase subunit B, with protein sequence MDLLIPEVGLLVWNTIAFLVLVFLLGKFAWKPIMKGISDREQSIDEALNKAELARQEMARLSAQNEELMKQAREERDQILKEAKALKDGIVNEAKTQAQAEGAKLIEKARIEIENQKKAALAELKGQVSALSLDIAERVLRTQLDDKAKQQELVNNLLKDVELN encoded by the coding sequence ATGGATTTATTAATTCCTGAAGTTGGTTTATTAGTTTGGAATACGATTGCATTCTTAGTATTGGTGTTTTTATTGGGCAAGTTTGCTTGGAAACCAATCATGAAAGGCATTAGCGACCGTGAGCAAAGCATTGATGAGGCTTTAAACAAAGCTGAGTTGGCTAGACAAGAGATGGCTCGCTTAAGCGCTCAGAACGAAGAGTTAATGAAACAAGCTCGTGAAGAACGTGATCAAATCTTGAAAGAAGCGAAAGCTTTAAAAGATGGTATTGTGAACGAAGCTAAAACTCAAGCGCAAGCAGAAGGAGCTAAGTTAATTGAGAAAGCTCGTATCGAAATTGAGAACCAAAAGAAAGCTGCTTTGGCAGAATTAAAAGGTCAAGTTTCGGCTTTGTCTTTAGATATCGCAGAGCGTGTTTTACGTACGCAATTAGACGATAAAGCTAAGCAACAAGAGTTGGTTAACAATTTGTTAAAAGACGTTGAATTAAACTAA
- the atpE gene encoding ATP synthase F0 subunit C, with the protein MTGTLAAIGAGLAAIGAGLGIGKIGGSAMESIARQPEAASKIQTAMLIAAAFIEAVALFAVVVSLIAK; encoded by the coding sequence ATGACTGGAACATTAGCTGCAATCGGCGCAGGCTTAGCTGCAATTGGCGCTGGATTAGGTATCGGTAAAATCGGTGGATCTGCAATGGAATCTATTGCTCGTCAACCAGAAGCCGCTTCAAAAATTCAAACTGCTATGCTTATCGCTGCTGCCTTTATTGAGGCTGTTGCGTTATTCGCAGTAGTAGTTTCTTTGATCGCAAAATAA
- the atpB gene encoding F0F1 ATP synthase subunit A, whose protein sequence is MSKVRRVIVVFALFSAFLGFRTTAFAQTDSVSAHGHEVAAPATHAEEHAKEEKGFDITSFIFHHISDSHYFTLFGHGDHGVHLHLPIILWTDNGLVTFSSSAFQFDDAGKVVVEKNGQRFAIAHNKIYYANATADAHGSYVSHVTNQKGEETITNVRPLDFSITKNVFSMLLSIIVLVIVFTTVAAGYKKRVGKAPKGIQSFLEPIILFVRDDIARPNLGHKYAAFMPYLLSVFFFIWLNNMLGLVPFFPGGANVTGNIALTVVLAACTFLITTFKANKYYWGHILNPPVPWWLKPLMIPVEIFGMFTKPIALAIRLFANITAGHILVMSLLCLIFIFNSYAVAPASIFFAVFIGLIEFLVAFIQAFIFTILSALFIGMAVEEHH, encoded by the coding sequence GTGTCAAAAGTTAGAAGAGTAATTGTTGTTTTTGCGCTTTTTTCTGCGTTTTTAGGATTTAGAACTACTGCTTTTGCGCAAACTGATAGCGTGAGTGCTCATGGTCATGAAGTGGCTGCTCCAGCTACACATGCTGAGGAACATGCGAAAGAAGAAAAAGGTTTCGATATTACCTCTTTTATTTTTCATCACATTAGCGATAGCCACTACTTCACTTTGTTTGGTCATGGAGATCATGGTGTGCATTTGCATTTGCCAATTATCTTGTGGACCGACAATGGTTTGGTAACTTTCAGCTCGTCGGCTTTTCAGTTTGATGATGCGGGTAAAGTTGTGGTAGAGAAAAACGGTCAACGTTTTGCTATTGCTCATAATAAAATCTATTACGCTAACGCAACTGCAGATGCGCATGGTTCTTACGTTTCGCATGTAACTAACCAAAAAGGCGAAGAAACGATTACTAACGTTCGTCCCCTAGATTTTTCAATCACTAAAAACGTATTCAGTATGTTGTTGTCAATTATCGTTTTGGTAATTGTATTTACAACGGTTGCTGCTGGTTATAAAAAGAGAGTTGGCAAGGCGCCAAAAGGAATTCAATCTTTCTTAGAGCCGATTATTCTTTTTGTGCGTGATGATATTGCTAGACCAAACTTGGGTCATAAATATGCTGCTTTTATGCCTTATTTGTTATCTGTGTTTTTCTTCATCTGGTTAAACAATATGTTGGGTTTGGTTCCTTTCTTTCCGGGAGGTGCTAACGTAACTGGTAACATTGCTTTAACTGTCGTTTTGGCCGCTTGTACTTTCTTGATTACAACTTTTAAAGCAAATAAATATTACTGGGGGCATATTTTAAACCCTCCTGTGCCTTGGTGGTTAAAACCATTAATGATCCCTGTGGAGATTTTCGGTATGTTTACTAAGCCTATCGCCCTAGCTATCCGTTTGTTCGCAAACATTACGGCAGGTCACATCTTGGTGATGTCTCTACTATGCTTAATCTTTATTTTTAACTCTTATGCTGTAGCTCCAGCTTCAATTTTCTTTGCGGTATTTATCGGATTAATTGAATTTTTGGTAGCCTTTATACAAGCATTTATATTTACTATTCTATCAGCCTTATTTATTGGTATGGCGGTAGAAGAACACCATTAA
- a CDS encoding AtpZ/AtpI family protein, protein MIDPKNKPTPNYIKYSGMAFQMLATIGVFAFVGYKIDEHQQISNFLFTALLGIVGVAASLYQVVRSLNKDK, encoded by the coding sequence ATGATTGACCCAAAAAATAAACCTACACCTAATTATATCAAATATAGTGGGATGGCCTTTCAAATGTTGGCAACTATTGGCGTTTTTGCATTTGTGGGTTATAAGATTGATGAGCATCAACAAATATCAAATTTTCTTTTTACTGCTCTTTTAGGGATTGTTGGTGTAGCCGCCTCGCTTTATCAGGTGGTAAGATCTTTAAATAAAGATAAGTAA
- a CDS encoding gliding motility protein codes for MNTYRKHLISAILCSLLLALTFGCSSQKDTVVNRKLQNLSARYNLIYNSNVLLDEYLESVNQSRKDNFDNFLPLYHAPATADATTAGTKIKELDEVDQKARTIIAEKNISNYIDDAYILLGKTNFYQGKYYNAQAYFDYVASAYHKNHKVYLNALNWKARSLIELDDLDNAERVLDTVVTELDSVKGQKSEPLATLAQISIIKENDKQAITYLEKALKAGPTSLNKTRWTYTLAQLYESEKEFEKSLSAYRKVEKSNAAFDMYFNAKLSRIRVTEQLSGNSFDRKLALTKMLKDDKNEDFKDQIYYEIAEDYYGSNDYGKAEAYYNLSVKSSTTNNVQKALSYLKIADLNFKHYSDYVTAKLYYDSTALTLPKTHPLYNAIAKKAQNLAYLQQRYETISLQDTLQKFAKLPAADREIALANYFAALENKTTTGSSNNAQQTTTGRANVNYTSPTGSTFYFANTNAISRGFNEFKKRWGNRKLTPNWRQSVKSSQSQADALAAVDDGFGAMPQNPDAPATSAPKSANQSALYLDSIPLTPAALEASNQKIINAYLDIGSFYQQVLNDKPEAIKTYEALLKRFPNNNKLDMVYYSLYLAYKGTDNAKSNEYKNLVLSKFPNSAFAKTILDPNFSLKQNQLEAMLNKEYEGLFNKLQEKDFSTVITSASDISKRFPGNTMEPQYDYLKAIAIGRTENVDHLIAAFKDISERHQKDVLIKPLVDQHLLYINAHLSEFKKRKIALVGYDPYEIPFAENKTGIRLNEPIIANVLDPTGKKKFVQPAPPVVKQPIAEKPIEKPITEKKPEVKPTVKEIKKDTVIAKAPVVETKKDTVAIPPVIATEKKDTIANPIVITKPADTVAQPIAVPEPPKETLFNPASSSNYYYVVAVNSASANVSTSRFGIGQFNRGNYSGTNLRHQLKELEQDQLIIVGDFTSISDVQQYQQTIKSKLGRIIKIPAANYTTFAISKENLEKITNRDTLERYIRYINNNEL; via the coding sequence TTGAACACCTACAGAAAACATCTCATTAGCGCCATTTTATGCAGCCTATTGCTTGCATTAACTTTTGGCTGCTCTTCTCAAAAAGATACCGTTGTAAACAGAAAGCTACAAAACCTTTCGGCAAGATATAACCTTATCTACAATTCTAATGTTTTGTTAGATGAATATTTAGAAAGTGTAAATCAAAGTAGAAAAGATAATTTCGATAATTTTTTGCCGCTCTACCATGCTCCCGCAACAGCAGATGCCACCACTGCAGGCACAAAAATTAAAGAACTTGACGAAGTTGATCAGAAAGCAAGGACCATTATTGCAGAAAAAAACATCAGTAATTATATAGATGATGCTTACATCCTTTTAGGCAAAACAAATTTTTACCAAGGCAAATATTATAATGCCCAAGCATATTTCGACTATGTGGCAAGTGCCTATCATAAAAACCACAAAGTATATTTGAATGCCCTAAACTGGAAAGCCCGAAGCTTAATTGAATTAGATGATTTAGACAATGCAGAGAGGGTATTAGATACTGTAGTTACAGAATTAGATTCGGTAAAAGGTCAAAAATCGGAGCCTTTGGCAACTTTAGCCCAAATTAGTATCATTAAAGAAAATGACAAACAAGCCATCACCTATTTAGAAAAAGCTTTAAAAGCTGGACCAACGTCTTTAAATAAAACCAGATGGACTTACACTTTAGCCCAGCTTTATGAAAGCGAAAAAGAATTTGAAAAAAGTTTAAGTGCTTATCGCAAAGTAGAAAAAAGCAATGCAGCTTTTGATATGTACTTTAACGCTAAGCTAAGCCGAATTAGAGTAACCGAACAATTAAGCGGCAATAGCTTCGATAGAAAGCTAGCGCTTACTAAAATGCTGAAAGATGATAAGAACGAAGATTTTAAAGACCAAATCTATTATGAAATTGCCGAGGATTACTATGGTAGCAATGACTATGGCAAAGCCGAAGCATATTACAACCTTTCGGTAAAAAGCAGCACCACTAATAATGTGCAAAAGGCTCTATCGTACTTAAAAATTGCCGATTTAAACTTTAAACATTATAGCGATTACGTAACCGCTAAGCTGTATTATGATAGTACGGCATTAACTTTGCCCAAAACGCATCCGCTGTATAATGCCATAGCTAAAAAAGCACAGAACCTAGCTTATCTACAGCAAAGGTACGAGACCATTAGCCTACAAGATACACTTCAAAAATTTGCTAAGTTGCCAGCAGCAGACAGAGAAATTGCCTTAGCTAATTATTTTGCGGCTTTAGAAAACAAAACTACTACAGGTAGTAGCAACAACGCACAACAAACTACTACAGGAAGAGCAAACGTAAACTACACTTCGCCAACGGGCAGTACCTTTTATTTTGCTAACACCAATGCAATTAGCAGGGGTTTCAACGAATTTAAAAAGCGCTGGGGTAATAGAAAGTTAACTCCAAATTGGCGCCAAAGTGTAAAGTCTTCGCAAAGCCAAGCAGATGCGCTTGCTGCCGTTGATGATGGATTTGGAGCAATGCCACAAAACCCAGATGCACCTGCCACTTCGGCTCCAAAATCTGCAAATCAATCTGCACTATATTTAGATTCTATTCCGCTTACTCCGGCAGCTTTAGAAGCCTCTAACCAAAAAATCATCAATGCCTATTTAGATATAGGCAGTTTTTATCAGCAGGTTTTAAATGATAAGCCAGAGGCGATAAAAACTTACGAAGCTTTACTGAAACGGTTTCCTAACAACAACAAGCTAGATATGGTTTACTATAGCTTGTACTTGGCGTATAAAGGCACAGATAATGCAAAATCTAACGAGTATAAAAATCTGGTATTAAGCAAATTTCCGAATTCGGCTTTTGCAAAAACTATTTTAGACCCTAATTTTTCTCTAAAGCAAAACCAATTAGAAGCAATGTTAAATAAAGAATACGAGGGCTTATTTAACAAACTGCAAGAGAAAGATTTTAGCACAGTAATTACTAGCGCTAGTGATATAAGTAAACGTTTTCCAGGTAATACCATGGAACCGCAGTACGATTACCTTAAGGCCATAGCTATTGGACGTACAGAAAATGTAGACCACCTAATTGCGGCCTTTAAAGACATTTCGGAAAGGCACCAAAAAGATGTGCTGATAAAACCATTGGTAGACCAGCACTTATTATACATCAATGCACATTTAAGCGAGTTTAAGAAAAGGAAAATAGCATTGGTTGGCTACGACCCTTACGAAATTCCTTTTGCAGAAAACAAAACTGGAATTAGGTTAAACGAGCCTATTATTGCCAATGTTCTAGATCCAACAGGCAAGAAAAAATTCGTACAGCCAGCACCACCAGTAGTGAAACAGCCAATTGCGGAAAAACCAATTGAAAAGCCTATAACAGAGAAAAAACCAGAGGTAAAACCAACAGTAAAAGAAATTAAAAAGGATACGGTAATTGCTAAAGCACCAGTTGTAGAAACTAAGAAAGATACTGTGGCTATACCTCCTGTTATTGCTACAGAAAAGAAAGACACCATTGCAAATCCAATTGTAATTACAAAACCAGCAGATACAGTTGCCCAACCAATTGCTGTTCCAGAACCTCCAAAAGAGACTTTATTTAACCCAGCATCGTCTAGCAATTACTATTATGTAGTAGCGGTTAACTCGGCAAGCGCTAATGTGAGCACTTCTCGTTTCGGCATCGGGCAATTTAATAGAGGTAATTACTCGGGCACCAACCTTCGCCATCAACTTAAAGAACTAGAACAAGATCAGTTAATTATAGTAGGCGATTTTACAAGTATTTCTGATGTGCAGCAATATCAACAAACCATAAAATCAAAATTAGGTAGAATTATCAAAATACCTGCCGCTAATTATACTACTTTTGCAATAAGTAAAGAGAACTTAGAAAAAATTACCAATCGCGATACTTTAGAGCGGTATATCAGATATATCAATAACAATGAATTATAG
- a CDS encoding transglycosylase domain-containing protein has translation MNYRNKNNNSLPPELIKKYNWRIWKVLIAGIIAFAIFIVMISFGIFGEIPSFRAIEHPKSNEATEVISEEGKVLGTYFVKNRSNVNYSEISPNVINALIATEDIRFRSHSGIDFRRTFTIFLYALVGKKQGGSTITQQLALNLFSEEGRAKNFAKRIIQKFQEWVIAIKLERNYTKEEIITMYLNTVDFGNQAYGIKSAARVYFNTTPDKLTVPQAAVLIGLQKGITRYSPTKNPERSLDRRNTVMALMVKQGYITEDQFAGEREKPLNLHFNAATTNDGIAPYFRAVLKNEVKKILEERSINKADGTPYDLDRDGLKVYTTINYQMQVYAEEAQKEYMKTLQAQFTKSWKGRNPFRGKEALIEQGVKRSDRYKALKAEGKSDEEITADFNTPTKLTIFTWKGNIDTLMKPIDSVKYYKLLLRNAMMAMDPKSGNIKAWVGGINFEHFKYDQVKMGKRQVGSTAKPFTYAVAIENGYSPCYEVLNEPVTISNPGSPDWTPRNSGTPLPGKITLQKGLAYSQNYIVAYLMKQVGPTAVMNEIKKMGISSDVPAVPSIALGTFDASIYDMVGAYGVFANKGAWTQPNFITKIEDKNGVVLYESKPIIKVAMNEEVAYVMTRMLRGVVTGGTGSRLSYKYKVNGPIGGKTGTTQNNSDGWFMAITPDLVAGVWTGCEDRAFHFTSTSYGEGANSALPIYAGFMKRVYANPNLKMGKNDFEPPTSGVNIVYDCNQYQQQQLEQTTTSELDKKLGF, from the coding sequence ATGAATTATAGAAATAAGAACAACAATTCACTACCTCCAGAATTAATCAAAAAATACAACTGGCGTATTTGGAAAGTACTTATTGCGGGCATCATTGCTTTTGCAATTTTCATTGTCATGATTAGCTTTGGCATTTTTGGAGAGATACCGTCGTTTAGAGCAATAGAACATCCTAAAAGCAACGAAGCCACAGAGGTAATTTCTGAGGAAGGCAAAGTTTTGGGCACCTATTTCGTTAAAAACCGTTCAAACGTTAACTACAGCGAAATTTCTCCGAATGTAATTAATGCGCTAATTGCCACAGAAGACATCCGCTTCCGCTCGCACTCTGGTATAGATTTTAGGCGTACCTTTACCATTTTCCTTTACGCACTTGTAGGTAAAAAGCAAGGTGGAAGTACCATTACACAGCAGTTGGCACTTAACCTTTTCTCCGAAGAAGGTAGGGCGAAAAACTTTGCAAAACGTATTATCCAAAAATTTCAGGAATGGGTTATTGCCATTAAATTAGAACGCAACTATACCAAAGAAGAAATCATTACCATGTATTTAAACACGGTTGATTTTGGAAACCAGGCTTATGGTATTAAATCTGCTGCTCGTGTGTATTTTAACACTACTCCAGATAAATTAACCGTACCGCAAGCTGCCGTGTTAATTGGTTTACAAAAAGGAATTACCCGCTACTCGCCTACCAAAAACCCCGAACGCTCTTTAGATAGAAGAAATACGGTAATGGCTTTGATGGTTAAGCAAGGCTATATTACTGAAGACCAATTTGCTGGCGAAAGAGAAAAACCTTTAAACCTACATTTTAATGCGGCAACTACTAACGATGGCATAGCGCCATATTTTAGAGCTGTGCTAAAAAACGAAGTAAAAAAAATATTAGAGGAACGTTCTATCAATAAAGCTGATGGTACACCTTATGATTTAGACAGAGATGGATTAAAAGTGTACACTACCATCAACTATCAAATGCAAGTGTATGCCGAAGAAGCACAAAAAGAATACATGAAAACCTTGCAAGCACAATTTACCAAAAGCTGGAAAGGTAGAAATCCTTTTAGGGGAAAAGAAGCGCTGATAGAACAAGGTGTAAAAAGATCAGACCGCTACAAAGCATTAAAAGCCGAAGGCAAATCTGACGAAGAAATTACCGCAGACTTTAATACGCCTACAAAACTTACCATTTTTACTTGGAAAGGCAATATTGATACCTTAATGAAACCTATCGATTCGGTTAAATACTATAAATTGCTTTTACGCAATGCGATGATGGCCATGGATCCTAAAAGTGGAAACATTAAAGCTTGGGTAGGCGGTATTAATTTTGAGCACTTTAAATACGACCAAGTAAAAATGGGCAAGCGCCAAGTAGGGTCTACCGCCAAGCCATTTACTTACGCAGTAGCAATAGAAAATGGATATTCGCCTTGTTATGAGGTATTAAACGAGCCGGTAACTATTTCTAACCCCGGTAGTCCAGATTGGACGCCGAGAAACTCTGGAACGCCATTGCCGGGCAAAATTACCTTGCAAAAAGGCTTGGCCTATTCGCAAAACTATATTGTGGCTTATTTAATGAAACAAGTTGGCCCAACAGCGGTAATGAACGAGATCAAAAAAATGGGAATTAGTAGCGATGTGCCGGCGGTTCCATCCATTGCACTAGGGACTTTTGATGCCTCAATTTACGATATGGTTGGCGCTTACGGTGTGTTTGCCAATAAAGGCGCCTGGACGCAGCCTAACTTTATCACTAAAATAGAAGATAAAAATGGCGTGGTACTTTACGAAAGTAAACCGATTATTAAAGTAGCCATGAACGAAGAAGTGGCTTACGTAATGACCCGCATGCTACGCGGCGTAGTTACTGGCGGAACAGGTTCTCGATTAAGCTATAAGTACAAAGTAAATGGCCCAATTGGTGGCAAAACGGGCACCACGCAAAATAACTCTGATGGTTGGTTTATGGCCATTACACCAGATTTAGTTGCAGGTGTTTGGACAGGTTGCGAAGACCGTGCTTTTCACTTTACCAGCACCAGCTACGGCGAAGGTGCAAATTCGGCACTGCCAATTTACGCAGGTTTCATGAAACGGGTTTACGCCAATCCTAACTTAAAAATGGGCAAAAACGATTTTGAACCACCTACCAGCGGCGTAAATATTGTTTACGATTGTAACCAATACCAGCAACAACAACTGGAGCAAACCACTACGTCGGAATTAGATAAGAAATTAGGGTTTTAA